One window from the genome of Lacerta agilis isolate rLacAgi1 chromosome 18, rLacAgi1.pri, whole genome shotgun sequence encodes:
- the TNFAIP8L1 gene encoding LOW QUALITY PROTEIN: tumor necrosis factor alpha-induced protein 8-like protein 1 (The sequence of the model RefSeq protein was modified relative to this genomic sequence to represent the inferred CDS: substituted 1 base at 1 genomic stop codon) produces the protein MDTFSTKNLALQAQRSFXVRWHPKNMASIFIDDTSSDILDELYRVTKEYTRNRKEAQKIIKNLIKVVMKLGVLYRNGQFNADELALMDRFRKKLHTLAMTAVSFYQIDFTFDRRVLSNMLKECSELLHQAVNTHLTAKSHSRINHVFNHFADYEFLSALYGSSEPYRTHLQRICEGLNQMLDEGNI, from the coding sequence ATGGACACCTTCAGCACCAAGAATCTGGCTCTGCAAGCTCAGAGAAGCTTCTGAGTAAGATGGCATCCAAAAAACATGGCCAGCATCTTCATTGACGACACCAGCAGCGACATCCTGGACGAACTGTACCGGGTCACCAAGGAGTACACGAGGAACCGCAAGGAAGCCCAGAAGATCATCAAGAACCTGATCAAGGTGGTCATGAAGCTGGGTGTCCTCTACCGCAATGGACAGTTCAACGCGGACGAGCTGGCCCTCATGGATCGCTTCCGGAAGAAGCTGCACACTTTGGCCATGACCGCCGTCAGCTTCTACCAGATAGACTTCACCTTCGACCGGCGGGTCCTGTCCAACATGCTCAAGGAGTGCTCCGAGTTGCTCCACCAGGCGGTCAACACCCACCTGACGGCCAAGTCCCACTCGCGCATCAACCACGTCTTCAACCACTTTGCGGACTACGAGTTCCTCTCGGCCCTCTACGGGTCTTCCGAGCCCTACCGCACGCACCTGCAGAGGATCTGCGAAGGGCTCAACCAAATGCTCGACGAAGGGAACATCTGA